CGTCCCGACGTCGACCGGCCGTTCGAGGTCGACGCGCCGTTCGAACCCGCGGGCGATCAGCCCGAGGCGATCGAGCAACTGGCCGAGGGCTTCCGGCAGGGGATGGACAAGCAGACCCTGCTGGGCGTCACCGGCTCCGGGAAGACGAACACCGTCTCGTGGGTGATCGAGGAGATTCAGAAGCCGACGCTGGTGATCGCCCACAACAAGACGCTCGCCGCACAGCTCTACGAGGAGTTCCGGAACCTGTTCCCCGAGAACGCCGTCGAGTACTTCGTCTCCTACTACGACTACTACCAGCCCGAAGCCTACGTCGAGCAGACCGACACCTACATCGACAAGGACGCGTCGATCAACGACGAGATCGATCGCCTGCGCCACTCCGCCACTCGCTCCCTCCTGACCCGCGAGGACGTCATCGTCGTCGCCTCCGTCTCCGCCATCTACGGCCTGGGTGACCCGCGCAACTACGTCGACATGTCCCTGCGCCTCGAGGTGGGCCAGGAGGTCGGCCGCGACGAGTTACTGAAACAGCTCGTGGACCTGAACTACGAGCGCAACGACGTCGACTTCACCCAGGGCACCTTCCGCGTCCGGGGCGACACCGTCGAAATCTACCCGATGTACGGCCGCTACGCCGTCCGCGTCGAACTCTGGGGCGACGAGATCGACCGCATGGTCAAGGTCGACCCCCTCGAGGGCGAGACCAAAGGCGACCAACAGGCCGTGCTCGTCCACCCGGCCGAGCACTACTCGATTCCGGAGACGAAACTCGAGCGGGCGATGGACGAGATCCGCGAGGACCTCGACTCCCGGATCTCCTACTTCGAACGGAAGGGCGACATGATCGCCGCCCAGCGCATCGAGGAGCGGACGACGTTCGATCTCGAGATGATGCAGGAGACGGGCTACTGCTCGGGGATCGAGAATTATTCCGTGTACCTCTCGGACCGCGAGTCGGGCGACGCACCTTACACCCTGTTGGACTACTTCCCCGACGACTTCCTGACGGTCGTCGACGAGTCCCACCAGACGCTGCCCCAGATCCGCGGCCAGTACGCCGGCGACAAGTCCCGCAAGGACTCGCTGGTCGAGAACGGCTTCCGCCTCCCCACCGCGTACGACAACCGCCCGCTGACCTTCGAGGAGTTCGAGGAGAAGACCGACCAGACGCTGTACGTCTCGGCGACGCCGGGCGACTACGAGCGCGAGCACAGCGACCGGATCGCCGAGCAGATCGTTCGACCCACGCACCTCGTGGACCCCGAAATCGAGGTGTCCGAGGCCACCGGCCAGATCGACGACCTGATGGACCGCATCGACGAGCGCATCGAACGGGACGAGCGGACGCTCGTTACCACCCTCACTAAGCGGATGGCCGAGGACCTCACGGAGTACTTAGAGGAGGCGGGCGTCGACGTCGCCTACATGCACGACGAGACGGACACCCTCGAGCGCCACGAGATCATCCGCTCGCTCCGGTTGGGCGAGATCGACGTGCTCGTGGGGATCAACCTGCTGCGCGAGGGGCTCGACATTCCGGAGGTCTCGCTGGTCGGCATCCTCGACGCCGACCAGGAGGGCTTCCTGCGCTCCGAGACGACGCTGGTCCAGACGATGGGGCGCGCGGCGCGCAACGTCAACGGGAAGGTCGTCCTCTACGCCGACGAACCTTCGAACGCGATGGAAGCCGCCATCGAGGAGACCCGGCGTCGCCGGCGGATCCAGCAGGAGTTCAACGAGGAACACGGCTTCGAACCGACCACCATCGAGAAGGAGATCGGCGAGACCAACCTGCCCGGCAGCAAGACCGACACCTCCGAGGTCTCCGGCAAATCGCTCGAGGACGAGGACGACGCCGCCCGCTACGTCGACGAACTCGAGCAACAGATGCAGGAGGCCGCGAGCAACCTCGAGTTCGAGTTAGCTGCGGATATCCGCGACCGGATTCGGGAGGTCCGCGAGGAGTTCGACCTCGAGGGCGGCGACGAGGACGAGGGGATCGCGCCGCCGACCGAGGAGTTCTGAGCGGCTCGACGAACGTACTCGATCACAAGACTTTCACCGCCCGTGCCACGAGCGGGTGACGGATGCGCCGAATACTACTCGTCGTGGCGCTTGCGGCACTCGTATCGGTCGCCGGCTGTTCGGGATTCGTCGGCGAGACGGGCGCTCCGTCGTCCGACGCCGACGGAACGCTCGAGACTGCCGGAAACGGCACCGTCGAAGCCCAGAACCAGACGGCCGACGCGACGGCCGCCAACCAGACGGTGCAAATCGAGGCGAACGAATCGGTCGCCGGAAGCGAGTGGGAATCGCTGTCGGTGACGTACCCGCGCGAAAACTTCACCGTCGAGAGCGCCCAGCACGAGGAGATCGCGCTCGGCGTGGATACGAACGGCGACGGCGCGATCGACCGCGAGTTCAACGAGACTCACGTTAGCGGCGTCAACAACAACGACTACTCGTTCACCGTCGAACTCGACGCGGACTACACGCTCGAGGACGGCGACGTGGTCGTCGCCGAGTACCCGGCCGTCAACAATCCGTCCGAACCGGGCGAGTACGCGGTCGAGGTGACGCTTAACGAGGAACAGACGGTCGAGGGAACGATCGAGATTACGGCCGACGAGAGCGGCTGAGGCGTCTCGAGTCGCGGTTCGCCGGCCTTTTACTGAACTGCTCGCGGTTGCGACCGGCCGTTCGATGCGGTGTGTTCGGCGTCGATTAGACTGATTCGTCTCCGTAGGAAGAGAGAAACGACCGTTCAGAGCACGCCGAAGCCGAACTCCGCCATTCCGAAGACAGGCGCCCACAGCAGGTGGAGCGCGACGCCGACGATGACTGCCGGCAGGAAGTTGTAGATCGAGGCGACGACGGCCGCCTTCGCGTCGACGGCCAGCAGCGGGAACAGGGCGTCCCCGTCCTGTGCGATCGCGTTGGCGGTCAGTGCGGAGAACGGAAGCCCGCCCTCGGCGTAGACGCTCGCCAGCAGGATCTGCGGGCCGCAGCCCGGAATGAGGCCGACGACCGCGGCGCCGATCGGCGCGAGCACGCCAGCCGTCGAGGCGAGCGCGGCGACGTTCAGTCCGGTGAGGAGGACGGCGTACTCGTAGACGAGGAAGGCTACGAGGACCCAGACGGTGACGAAACTCGTCTCCATCGCCGCGTGGGTGAGCGTGTCGTAGATCGATTTGAAGGAGTCTCGAGCCCGCGCGATCTCGCCCTCACCGACGTAGTGGCGGCCGACGACGTAGAGGTACAGCGATAGCAGAGCGCCGGCGATGCCGACGACGGTGAAGAGGCCGTCGAAGCCGAGGCCGGTCGCGAGCGGGACCTCGGGACCACCTCGGAACAGGTACAGCGATCCGAGAACGAGGCCGGCGACGGCGGCGACCCACCACAGGACGTGCGCGAGATGGGA
The DNA window shown above is from Halopiger xanaduensis SH-6 and carries:
- a CDS encoding putative manganese transporter, giving the protein MNELLTVLLESLRDGYVQVSAFVAITVLAFGLIQYRTDGALLAAIEDNERLQVLFGGLLGLTPGCGGAIIVMPLYVRGTVSFGTVVATLGATAGDSAFVILALAPEAALYAYAIAFAASVATGYLVDSVGLGVSRVDAAVARLSPNATTDGGTVVNGGVGPNPAHDYGGPAPTHAHETGPDRRSRVLTPLSHLAHVLWWVAAVAGLVLGSLYLFRGGPEVPLATGLGFDGLFTVVGIAGALLSLYLYVVGRHYVGEGEIARARDSFKSIYDTLTHAAMETSFVTVWVLVAFLVYEYAVLLTGLNVAALASTAGVLAPIGAAVVGLIPGCGPQILLASVYAEGGLPFSALTANAIAQDGDALFPLLAVDAKAAVVASIYNFLPAVIVGVALHLLWAPVFGMAEFGFGVL
- the uvrB gene encoding excinuclease ABC subunit UvrB — encoded protein: MSDSDSRGPLQPDRPDVDRPFEVDAPFEPAGDQPEAIEQLAEGFRQGMDKQTLLGVTGSGKTNTVSWVIEEIQKPTLVIAHNKTLAAQLYEEFRNLFPENAVEYFVSYYDYYQPEAYVEQTDTYIDKDASINDEIDRLRHSATRSLLTREDVIVVASVSAIYGLGDPRNYVDMSLRLEVGQEVGRDELLKQLVDLNYERNDVDFTQGTFRVRGDTVEIYPMYGRYAVRVELWGDEIDRMVKVDPLEGETKGDQQAVLVHPAEHYSIPETKLERAMDEIREDLDSRISYFERKGDMIAAQRIEERTTFDLEMMQETGYCSGIENYSVYLSDRESGDAPYTLLDYFPDDFLTVVDESHQTLPQIRGQYAGDKSRKDSLVENGFRLPTAYDNRPLTFEEFEEKTDQTLYVSATPGDYEREHSDRIAEQIVRPTHLVDPEIEVSEATGQIDDLMDRIDERIERDERTLVTTLTKRMAEDLTEYLEEAGVDVAYMHDETDTLERHEIIRSLRLGEIDVLVGINLLREGLDIPEVSLVGILDADQEGFLRSETTLVQTMGRAARNVNGKVVLYADEPSNAMEAAIEETRRRRRIQQEFNEEHGFEPTTIEKEIGETNLPGSKTDTSEVSGKSLEDEDDAARYVDELEQQMQEAASNLEFELAADIRDRIREVREEFDLEGGDEDEGIAPPTEEF